A stretch of the Medicago truncatula cultivar Jemalong A17 chromosome 5, MtrunA17r5.0-ANR, whole genome shotgun sequence genome encodes the following:
- the LOC11407070 gene encoding probable LRR receptor-like serine/threonine-protein kinase At3g47570 encodes MKPYILMLPMSWYVYLHLFTLALMWFGPNRTVAVALGNQTDHLALLQFKQLISSDPYGILNKWNSSTHFCNWNGIICSPKHQRVTKLKLSGYKLHGSISPYIGNLSRLRFLNLENNNFNGNIPQELGRLSRLRYFLLSNNSLVGEFPLNLTNCSELKSVDLEGNKLFGKIPSQFGSLQKLHIFYIGTNNLSGKIPPSIRNLSSLNIFSIGYNNLVGNIPREICFLKQLKFIAVHANKLSGTFLSCLYNMSSLTGISVAANSFSGSLPPNMFNTLPNLYFYGIGGNQFSGPIPTSIANAYTLIRFDIGGNHFVGQVPCLGKLQKLWSLSLQDNKLGDNSSKDLEFLKSLANCSQLYSLSVTNNNFGGSLPNLIGNLSPGLSELYIGGNQIYGKIPIELGNLTSLILLTMEDNRLEGTIPKTFRMFQKIQYLGLGGNRLSGDIPAFIGNLSQLFVLRMEENLLEGNIPLSIGECQKLQFLNLSLNNLRGAIPLEIFRIYSLTKGLDLSQNSLSGSLPDEVGLLKNIGTIDVSENHLSGGIPGTIGDCINLEYLHLQGNLFLGTIPFTLASLKGLQYLDMSRNQLSGSIPTSLQNIVFLEYFNVSFNMLEGEVPMKGVFQNASRLAMIGNNKLCGGVLELHLPPCPIKVIKPTKHLKLKLVAVIISVIFIIILIFILTIYWVRKRNMKLSSDTPTTDQLVKVSYQELHQGTDGFSDGNLIGSGSFCSVYKGILVSQDKSVAIKVLNLKKKGADKSFIAECNALKNVRHRNLAKILTCCSGTDYKGQEFKALVFDYMKNGSLEQWLHPWNVNSEHPRTLDLVHRLNITIDIASALHYLHHECEQVVLHCDIKPSNVLLDDDMVAHVSDFGIARLVSVIEDTSHQETSTIGIKGTVGYAPPEYGMGSEVSTSGDMYSFGMLMLEMITGRRPTDEMFEDGQNLHMFVESSFQDNLIQILDPHLVSIEDGHNENLIPAKEKCLVSLLRIGLACSMESPKERMSIIDVTRELNIIRTVFVDGETN; translated from the exons ATGAAGCCTTATATTTTGATGTTACCTATGTCTTGGTATGTATACCTTCATCTCTTTACCTTAGCCTTAATGTGGTTTGGCCCAAACAGAACTGTGGCAGTGGCACTAGGAAACCAAACCGATCATTTGGCATTGCTCCAATTCAAGCAATTAATATCTAGTGACCCATATGGTATCCTAAATAAATGGAatagttcaactcacttttgCAACTGGAATGGAATCATATGCAGTCCCAAGCATCAAAGAGTTACCAAGTTGAAGCTGTCAGGATACAAGTTGCATGGATCCATATCTCCATATATTGGTAATCTTTCTCGTTTGAGATTTCTTAAccttgaaaacaacaatttcaatGGAAACATTCCACAAGAGTTGGGTCGTTTGTCAAGATTAAGATATTTTCTTCTATCCAACAACTCTCTGGTTGGAGAATTTCCTTTAAACTTGACAAACTGCTCTGAGCTCAAAAGCGTAGACTTAGAAGGAAACAAACTTTTTGGAAAAATACCTAGCCAATTTGGCTCTCTTCAAAAGCTTCACATTTTCTATATCGGAACAAACAATTTATCTGGAAAAATCCCACCATCCATAAGGAATCTTTcatctcttaatattttttcaattggtTATAATAACTTGGTAGGAAATATTCCACGTGAAATTTGCTTCTTAAAACAGTTGAAGTTTATAGCAGTGCATGCCAACAAATTGTCTGGTacatttctttcttgtctttATAATATGTCATCTCTTACGGGGATCTCAGTTGCAGCGAATAGCTTTAGTGGCTCTCTTCCGCCCAATATGTTCAACACTCTCCCTAACCTCTATTTCTATGGAATTGGAGGAAATCAATTCTCTGGTCCAATCCCAACTTCCATTGCAAATGCTTATACTTTGATAAGGTTTGATATTGGTGGTAACCATTTTGTCGGACAAGTTCCATGTCTAGGGAAGCTACAGAAACTTTGGTCGCTAAGTTTGCAAGATAACAAATTAGGTGACAATTCCAGTAAGGATTTAGAGTTTTTAAAATCATTAGCAAATTGTAGCCAGTTGTACTCTCTCTCTGtaaccaacaacaattttggAGGTAGTTTGCCAAATTTGATAGGTAACTTATCCCCTGGACTAAGTGAATTATATATTGGGGGTAATCAAATATATGGTAAAATTCCTATAGAATTAGGAAATCTAACTAGCTTGATTCTCTTAACCATGGAAGATAATCGTTTAGAAGGAACGATTCCAAAAACTTTTAGGATGTTTCAAAAGATACAATACTTAGGATTGGGAGGAAACAGGTTATCAGGGGATATACCGGCCTTCATAGGAAACCTCAGTCAGTTGTTTGTTTTGCGTATGGAAGAAAATTTATTAGAAGGGAATATTCCTCTAAGTATAGGGGAATgccaaaagttgcaatttttaaACCTGTCACTAAACAACCTTCGAGGAGCCATACCCTTAgaaatttttagaatttattcCTTAACAAAGGGATTGGACTTGTCACAAAATTCATTGAGTGGTAGTTTACCTGATGAAGTAGGTTTGCTAAAAAATATAGGTACAATAGATGTCTCTGAAAATCATCTCTCAGGTGGCATTCCAGGAACCATTGGGGATTGCATAAACTTAGAATACCTTCATTTGCAAGGAAACCTTTTCCTCGGAACAATACCTTTCACTTTGGCATCTCTCAAAGGTCTTCAATATTTAGACATGTCAAGAAATCAGTTGTCTGGATCAATTCCTACAAGTTTGCAGAATATTGTTTTCCTAGAATACTTCAATGTATCTTTCAACATGTTGGAAGGTGAGGTTCCAATGAAAGGTGTCTTTCAAAATGCAAGCAGGTTAGCAATGATTGGAAACAATAAGCTTTGTGGAGGAGTTTTAGAGCTGCATCTACCGCCATGCCCTATCAAAGTTATAAAACCTACAAAACACCTCAAGTTGAAGTTGGTAGCAGTGATAATTAGTGTCATTTTCATTATTATACTGATATTTATTCTAACCATCTACTGGGTAAGGAAAAGAAACATGAAATTATCTTCTGATACACCTACAACTGACCAGCTAGTTAAGGTTTCATACCAAGAACTACATCAAGGAACTGATGGATTCTCAGATGGAAACTTGATTGGATCAGGAAGTTTTTGTTCCGTATACAAAGGAATTCTCGTATCACAAGATAAATCTGTTGCTATCAAGGTTCTGAACCTTAAAAAGAAGGGAGCTGATAAGAGTTTTATTGCCGAATGTAATGCACTCAAGAATGTTAGACATCGAAATTTGGCCAAGATTTTAACATGTTGTTCTGGTACTGATTATAAAGGTCAAGAATTTAAAGCTTTAGTTTTTGATTACATGAAAAATGGAAGTTTAGAACAATGGCTTCATCCATGGAATGTGAATTCAGAGCATCCAAGAACGTTGGACCTTGTTCATAGATTAAATATCACTATCGATATTGCTTCTGCACTACATTATCTTCATCATGAATGTGAGCAGGTGGTCCTTCATTGTGATATAAAGCCAAGCAACGTCCTTCTTGACGATGACATGGTTGCTCATGTGAGTGATTTTGGCATAGCAAGACTTGTCTCAGTTATTGAAGACACATCTCATCAGGAAACTAGTACAATTGGAATTAAAGGGACTGTTGGCTATGCTCCTCCAG AGTATGGAATGGGTTCTGAAGTATCCACATCTGGTGACATGTATAGCTTTGGGATGCTTATGTTGGAAATGATCACCGGAAGAAGACCCACAGATGAAATGTTTGAAGATGGTCAAAATCTACATATGTTTGTTGAAAGTTCATTTCAAGATAATCTTATACAGATTTTGGacccacatcttgtttcaaTAGAAGATGGACATAATGAGAATCTTATTCCAGCTAAGGAGAAGTGCTTAGTTTCACTTCTAAGGATTGGACTTGCTTGTTCAATGGAATCACCAAAAGAAAGAATGAGCATAATAG